GTTGCACGCACGGCTACCCACGGTATCCCCTGCCGGGGATTACAGCCTGCACCCCTCGTTCGCACCCGTTAACTGAAAGAAGCAGCAACTCGGCTTTCGACATGAACTCCCCTGCCTATGTGCCAGCCAGCTTCAGAGCTCAACTTCAAAAACGATCAATCTGATTATCGGGGCCAGCAGGACTCCTTGACTAAGTTCCTCTATTATCCCATCATAATAAGTAAATAGGAGAACATACTCATGCCTGATTGTGCCTACGCACAGGCCAGACGAGCCTTGCCCAATGCTAATTCGTCGTAGGCTGCTGCTTAATAAAAATGAGACTTCATCGAATCTTCGTTGACCGCTCGATGATTGCCGACGGCAAAGCCGTAATTGTCGGCGCCGAGTCGCATCACATAAGAACTGTCCTTCGCGTCAAGCCCGGCGATAGGCTAGTCGGGACTGATGGGCTTGGCACCGACTATCTTCTCCAATTGAAGCAGTCCAGCCCTGATGCTCTTGTGTGCGAGGTGCTGCGGACCACGCAGCCTCAGAGCCCTGAAAGCCGCAGCAAAATCGTCCTAATACAGTGCTGTCTCTCCAGCGGCAAGATGGAGCAGGTTATTGACAGAGCAACCCAGCTCGGCGTCTGGGGAATTGTTCCGGTCGTTTCTGAGAAGTCGAAGTTCCACGGGGATGAAAGCCGGTTCAACAAGAAGGTCGAAAGATGGCGGCGGATTGCCAAGTCGTCGGCGCTGCAATGTGGGCGTGCGCATTTTCCTGTCATAGAGCCAGTCTTGCCGCTGATGCAGGCTATCAAAACGCCGACTGACAACGACATCAGGCTCTTGTTTACAGCGGACACTAAAGCAAAGTCAGCCCGCCAAGTCTTGCCGGAGCTTCTCTCATGCCTCTCACAGTCCCAGGCCGTGTATCTGCTGATTGGCCCCGGAGCGGGCCTCGCTCCCGTCGAGCGAAGAGCCGCCATTGAACATGGCTTCGCTGCGGTCATGGTGGGCAGCCGCATACTCCGGGCCGAGACCGCACCTATCGTCGCACTTACCCTCGTTCTCTATCACCTCGGCGAGCTATAAATATCTGAGGGGTGGTCAGCAGTGGTTGCTGGCAGCATTCTCTGACCATCTCCGAGCATCCTGACCTCCTTTGACCGTCCATCAGGTGAGCGCCTGGGCCGGTCCACGCGCTTATGTAGTCTTGAGGCATAGCTCTTTGCATCAGAGCGCTGATCTGTGGTAAAAGACAGGCTGACCTTCGATTCGACACTGGGCGAGCGCGGGAGCGTTTTTTAGGAACTTACTTGGAGCGGTCATGATTGTAAGTGTGATCGGTGGGCATCGATGTTCAAAGGAGATTGGATTGGTCGCCTTCGAGGTTGGCAAGGTGATCGCAGAAAACGGCCATGTTCTGGTGTGCGGTGGGCTTACCGGGGTGATGGAGCACGCCTGCAAGGGGGCCAAATCTGTTGGAGGGACGACGATAGGAATCATTCCGAGCACAGAGAAGAGCGACGCCAATCCCTACGTTGACATCGTGATCCCGACCGGGATTGGTCTGGCAAGGAACATGATCGTGGTGCTTGCGGGCGATATCGTTGTTGCAATTGACGGCAGTTATGGCACCTTGTCTGAGATCGCGTATGCTCTTCAGTTCCATAGGAGAGCTTTTGCACTAAGGACTAAGTGGCATGTCTCGGGCGCGGTCGAGGAGCTAAGTGAGGTTTCGGAGCTTAGTGAAAGACTCAAGGAGGTCAGCTCTTAAGATGTTTCGTTGCAGAGTTCGGCGACCATAGATTGGCAGGGGACAACGGAGCAGGAGGCTGCAAATGGCGAAGGTAGCTGCGAAGGTATATATCGAGGGGTTTGTTCAGGGCATTGGGTTTCGGCACTACGCATACGCGAAGTCGCAGGAATGCGAAGTTCAGGGGTATGTCCGTAACCTGAGGGATGGGCGCGTCCAGGTTTACGCCGAGGGCGACCAGGGGGCCCTGGATAACTTTCTCGGGCTGCTGAGGCGAGGTCCGGTTGGGGCACGTGTCAAGTCGATGCAAGTGCTGCAAGCATCCTACACTGGGAAGTATAAAGAGTTCTCGATTCTGTTCGATATTTAGATGAGTGTGTAGTCTCCTGCCTGCTGGTGCAAAGCTTGCAGGTTCTTTGACGTTGAGTGCGTGTTATACCAAGGAAGTTATTATGGATTTGAATGAACTGTTGCGAGATGTTCCTGATTTCCCTAAGCCAGGGATAGTATTCAAGGACATAACGCCTATTCTGGCGAACGGTCAGGCCTTTAGGGAGGCGGTTGACAGGACTGTCGAGGGGCTAACCTCTGATAACGTCGATGCGGTCGTCGGGGTTGAGGCGCGGGGGTTCATCTTTGCTGCCGCTGCGTCTTACAAGTTGGGCTGTGGGCTTTTGATTGTGCGCAAGCCGGGGAAGCTTCCCGCTGCGACTGTTTCTGAGTCCTACGCGCTCGAGTATGGAACTGATACGCTTGAGATACACAAGGATGCCGTCAGGCCGGGCATGAGGCTTGTTCTGATCGATGACCTGCTGGCTACTGGTGGCACTCTCGCCGCTACTGCACGGCTGGTCGAGGGGCTAGGTGGCAAGGTAGTGGGGATCAGGTTCTTGATAGAGCTGACTTTCTTGGCTGGGCGTAACAAGCTCAGGGGTTATGACGTCAGGTCAATCATTAGAGTATGAGAAAACTAACGGCAGAATTGTTTGGGGCACTGACACGATGCACATAGACGTATCCGAACTGGATGGCACGAGAGTAGTAACGATCTCGGGGCGGGTGGAGCACTCGGAGAGCCGCAAGCTTCAGGAGGCTCTGGAGTCGCTTGTGGTAAAGAACGAGCCAAAGATCGCGGCCGACCTCTCTCGGGTAAGCTACCTTGACAGCAGCGCTTTGGGCATTTTGGTCTCCACGTTAAAATCAGCCAATAGCCGTGGCGGAGACCTGAGGCTCTCGGGGCTAAACGATATGGTGATGGACGTATTCAGAATCACCCGGCTGTCGAGCATATTCCAGATACATCCGACGATTTCCGAGGCCGTGAACAGCTTCAAAGAGGAGAACGGTTTGCCATCTAGGTAGCAACTAATGGCAACCAAGAAGCGGCTCGACCCCAGCATTTTTAACATATCTGAAGAGAGTATTCGCGCGGGGCACTATACGGACAAATACTTTGTCCGGACGCGCGACATACTGAAGAGAGACGATCGCCACCCAAAGGTTCTGATGCAAGTTTCCCAGAAGGGCAACGCTATTGTCTGTGGGACGGACGAGGCGATCGGCATCATCAAGCGTTGTGCGGACAGGCCGGACAGTATCACGATGATGTCTCTTCGCGACGGCGAAGCGGCTGGACCTTACGAGACCGTGATGACAATTGAGGGCGATTACGCCTCGTTTGCTCACTTGGAGACGCTTTATCTCGGCGTTCTGGCTCGACAGACCAAGGTCGCGACGAACACCCACCGGGCAGTTGAGGCGGCCGGGGGCAAGCCGCTGCTCTTTTTCTCTGCTCGGTTCGACCATTTTTTGAACCAGCCGGGCGATGGGTATGCGGCGCACATCGGAGGGGCGGCTGGGGTCTCGACAGATGCCCAGGGGATGTGGTTCGATCAGGAGGGCATCGGCACGGTCCCGCACGGCCTCATTGCCGCATACGACGGCGATACTGTAATCGCAACACGGAAGTTCGCCGAGTTCATGCCTGACCCCGTGCGGGTCATCTCCCTCGTCGATTTCGATAACGACTCAGTCAAGACATCGCTCGAGGTCGCCAAGGCGCTGGGCAAGCGGCTGTGGGGCGTTCGGCTCGACACTGCGGAGACCCTGATTGACCGGTCGGTCGTGCCGCAAATGTCCGACTTCGCCCCGACCGGGGTCAACGAGGTCCTCGTTCGGAACGTCAGGGCGGCCCTGGACACCGAGGGATTCAGCTACGTCAAGGTCGTCGTCAGCGGCGGCTTCACCGCTGAGAAGATAGCACGATTTGAGGCGAGCAACGTCCCAGTGGATGCTTACGGCGTTGGCAGTTCATTGCTGACGGGCACCTTCCACTACACGGCGGATGTCGTCATGGTAAATGGTCGGCCTTGTGCGAAGGTTGGGCGTCACTACAGGCCTAACTCACGGCTGAAGTTGGTGGAATAGGTCTGCGTGTACAGATGAAAGACAGCTGACTGCGATTCCGGTGCGGACCAAATCCTGCCGGATGGGCCCAGGTCCCGGCAAGCTTATGGGACGTCAGAGTTCGGCAATCTGCGGCGCGACCACACAACCCAGCCTGCAACATGCGAACCTTGCTACTAGCGGCTCTTCACAAAACTGACACAGCCTATTGAGCAGATTTGACGCTGCTTTGTCAACAGGAGACCATCCCGGCTGTGCGCCAGCAACTAGTCCCTCGGCACCGCGAGCATGCGCTCTATCGGGAGCCGGGCTCGCTCCGCGACGTCCGGCGGCACCCAGACGGGATAAGTGTCCTTCTCAAGCGAGCGCTTGATCGATTGCAGCGTCGTCATCTTCATGTTAGGGCAGAGCAACGCTGGGGACGGGCAGTAGAAGCGTTTGCCAGGGTTTTGCCTCGATAGCGGGTGCAACATGCCGACCTCGGTGGCGACGATGAACTCATCCGCGTCCGATTCTCTGGCGAACCTCAGCATCCCAGCGGTTGAGAGCACCGCGTCAGAGAGCTCGACGACGTCCAGCGGGCATTCTGGGTGGGTCATGACGAGGGCGCGTGGGTGCTTATTCTTCGCCCTCTGAATCTCATCCGCCTTGACATAGTGGTGCGCGGGGCAGAATCCCTCCCACAGGATCACCTCGCGACCGGCCATCTTGCCTGCATACTCGCCAAGGTGCATGTCGGGCACGAAGATGATCGGTTTAGACATCGGCAGTGACCTTAGAACGGACACGGCGTTCGCCGACGTGCAGCATATATCGCTTTCAGCCTTCACCTCAGCCGTGGAGTTCACGTAGGTAACGACGAGGCTCCCCGGATGCTTCCGTTTCATGGCGCGAACCTCCGCCCCCGTCGCCATGTGCGCCATCGGGCATGAGGCGCGCTCCTCCGGGATGAGGACGAGCCGGTCCGGGGCGAGTATGGCGGCAGTCTCGGCCATGAAATCAACGCCGCAGAAGACTATGACCTCCGAATCACTCTCCGCCGCCTGCTGTGATAGTCCGAGCGAATCGCCGACAAAGTCCGCAATGTCCTGAATGACGGCTGGCTGATAATTGTGGGCCAGGATTATGGCGTTCCGCTTGCGCCTGAGCTTGTCAATCGCCTCAATCAATCTATCGTTCTGGGCTGTCATTTCTGTCTTCTCTACTGGCGGAACTAAAGTCAAAAAATACGAAAACACGAGGCCAACGCAGGCGTCAACACGATCAAACCCTCACCCATCAGAAGGCATCGCGGGCCTCGGACTTGGGGTCGTGAACCTCGGGCTATCTGTAAACGCCATGTTAAGCGCCTCCTCAATGTGGGTCACAAAATGAAACTTAAGCCCCGCCTTGATCTTGTCCTCTATCTCTGAAAACTCTTTCTGATTCTCCGCCGGAAGCAGGACCTCCGTTATGCCCGCTCGCTGCGCAGCGAGGACCTTCTCCTTCAAGCCGCCGATCGGAAGGATATTGCCCCGCAGCGTGATCTCGCCGGTCATCGCAACGTTCGCCCTGACCGGTTTTTTGGTCAGCGCCGAGATTACGGCAACTGCGATCGTAACGCCCGCGGATGGGCCATCCTTCGGAATGGCGCCAGCTGGAACATGAATATGGATGTCCATCTTGGAGTGGAAGTCTGCCGGCAGGCCAAACTCATCCGCTCTTGAGCGCGCAATGCTCCTCGCCGCCTGTGCCGATTCCTTCATCACGTCCCCAAGCTGACCCGTCAGAAGCAGCTGACCGCTGCCCGGCATCGTCGCAACCTCGATGAACAGCACGTCCCCGCCTGTCGCTGTCCATGCAAGAGCACACGCTACGCCCACCTGATCACGCTTGAGGCTGCGGCTCACGATGTATGAAGGCACACCGATCCAGCCCTCGAGGTTCTGCACCTTAACCATGAACTGCCCCGTCTCTCCTCCTCCTATCCGCCTCGCTACCTTGCGGCAGATGCGCGAGATGTGGCGCTCCAGATTCCTCAGCCCCGCCTCTCGCGTGTATTGAAGGACTATGTGCCGAAGCGCAGGCGTTGTTATCCTAAGCTGGGCATCAAGCAGGCCGTTCTCTTTCAACTGCTTCGGGATGAGGAACTTTCGAGCGATGCTGATCTTGTCGTGCTCGGTATAGCCAGATAATCTCAGAATCTCCATTCTGTCCCTGAACGCTGGCTGGATCGTGTCAAGAACGTTAGCAGTGCAGATAAATAGCACATTGGACAGATCAAATGGTATCTCAATATAGTGGTCCTTGAACGAGTAGTTCTGCTCCGGGTCAAGAACCTCAAGCAGCGCCGAGCTCGGATCGCCTCTGAAATCCGTGCCGATCTTGTCCACCTCATCCATCATGAACACGGGATTCCGCGAGCCGGCGTTCCTAAGCTCCTGTAGAATATGTCCCGGAAGCGCACCGACATAGGTCCGGCGGTGGCCCCGGACCTCCGCCTCGTCCCGAACACCGCCGAGCGAGATGCGAACGAACTTGCGACCGAGCGCCCTGGCTATCGACCGGCCCAGCGACGTCTTTCCTGTCCCAGGCGGCCCAACGAAACACAGAATCGGGCCCTTGTTTGCCTTCGTCAGCTTCCTCACAGCAAGAAACTCCAGCACGCGCTCCTTGACCTCATCCAGATCGTAATGGTCCTCATCGAGTATCCCTTGCGCAACAGCCAAGTCGAGGTTATCGCTCGTCTCTACCTCCCAAGGAAGGTTCAGAAGCCAATCAATATAGGTCCTGATTACCGTCGACTCCGCCGACTCCGTGTTCGTCATCTCCAGCCTGTTGATCTGCGTCTCACAAGCCTTGCGCGACTCGTCCGGCATTCCGGTCTCAGCAAGTGTTTTTCGTAGCTCTAGCACCTCGCCAGAAATCGAGTCGGCGTCGCCCAACTTCTCGCGTATCGCCTTCATCTGCTGCCTTAAGAGATACTCCTGCTGGTCCTTCTCGATCCCCTGCTGCGCCTCCGACCGGATCTTCTCCTGAATCTCGATTATCTCCATTTCCTTGGCAAACAGCGAGTTTACGAACCGAAGGCGCTCGATAGGATCGGCCATCTCAAGCACTTTCTGAGCATCGGGAACCTTGATCGAAATGCTCCCCGCAACCATATCCGCAAGCTGGCCAGGGTCGCCGCTGTTCATCGCTACCACCGCCGCCTCGGGTGCCATGGCCTTGCCTAGCGACACGCTCCTCTCCAGCTTCTCCTTCGTGCTTCGTATCAACGCCTCGGCCAAGAGTGGGTCCTTGACCTCCTTGGGCACCGCAAACCGCTCGATCTCCGCTCTCCAATACGGGCTAGTCGCTACAAACCTCTTGATCCTCGCCCGGTCAACTCCCTGCGCCCACAGCCGGACGCGACCATCGGGCAGCTTGAACATCCTGATGATGAGGCATACGGCTCCAACGTTATAGACGTCCTCAGGCTTCGGTTCCTCTATGCTCTCGTCCTTCTGCGTTACTATCAGAATGAAGCGCTTGTTCGCGAGCGACGCGTCAACTGCGCTAACTGATAACTGCCTGGAAATGAAGAGCGGAATTACCATATATGGATGTACGACAATGTCCCGAACCGGAACTACCGGAACCTCCGTCGGTATCGAAGGCTCCGTCCTCTCAGACTGCACGCCAGAATCCGTGGGGTTACTTAATTCTTGCTCTTCACCGCTCATCCAAAAGACCTCTTGGTTTCAACTTGAGCAATGTTGCCACCTCAATGCCCCGCAAGTCAACAACACCCACGCCGACCGGAAGTCCTCAGTTACTCCCTGCAAGTTGGTGGCTGGCAGTGTGTGGCGGGCTTTCTGAGGCTGTCCAATAAGTCCGTTTTGTCTGTGTAGGGGCGATTCACGAATCGCCCTGGTCTAATCCGATCGGGCACCTTAAGGGCGGTTCGTGAACCGCCCCTACACGACGTCGATGTCGTTCTATAGCCATATTTGGGACACCAGGCCCGGCTGACCACGGCACCCCTTGATCTTGACAACTTGTCTGATTTCCTGTATTATTTTCGTGCGGGAGCATAGCAAAACCTTCACGTCCTGACTTATTGGACAGCCTCTTCTAGCCTGCCCAAAACGTGTCGTAGGGGCGAGGTCTCAGACCCGCCCGCAATCGCGTAGGGGTGCCGCTTGCCGCACGCTTGATGCGGTTCGGGCGCTGTTGGAAAGGGAAGGAGCAGTCGCGGCGAGGGCGCGAGGCACATGTTAGACATAACTGTGCGAGAGCTTGACGATTCGGGAAAAACTCGTTTCAATAGCGCCTGTCGGCTGAATGGTGATCTTGTCTCTTGTATGGAGGGTATCGACATGAAGATACGTGTTTTCGGGTTGATTATCGTCGCCATTATGGTCTTGGCAATCCTGCCGGCGGTGGCGGCAGCGGCGCCTCAGGTATTTATCGCAACCGACAGCGAGAGCTATAAGGCGGGGGATACGATTGAGGTGAGTCTGGCGGGCAACAATGAGGGCGAGGGGATGTCCGTCGATGTCTATATTGGCCTGCTGACGCCCGATGGTGAGCTCTGGACAGTGGGCGGGATCGTCTGGTGGTCAGAGGCGATCAACCCGTGGATCGAGGGCATCTACGTGCCGGCGGGCTTCACCATGAACCAGAAGCCTTTCTTCTCGTTCGATCTGCCCTCCGGAATGCCGCCGATAAGCGACCCGGGCGGCTATTCCTTCGCCGCTGTCCTGACCGAGCCTGGCACGTTCAACTGGGCCTGCGAGGCGAGTTTTGCTCCATTCACGGTCTTCTCCGTTGCGGGCGTGGATTACTATGTGAACGCCGCACGGGGCGAGAATTATGAGTGGTATGATGGCTCTCCAGACCTGCCCTGGAAGACGATTACGCATGCCCTGAACTCTATTATGGTCTCGCCCGCCTCACCTGCAACCATCCACGTCGCGGGCGGCGTATATTCTGCCTCCACAAACGGCGAGACGTTCCCGCTGAACATGAAGAGCTGGGTCTCGCTCGTCGGCGACGGTCCGGACGTGACCGTTCTGGATGCGCAGGGGGCTTCCACTTCTGTGATCTACTGTTTCGAGGCGGATGATTCCATCATCGAGGCATTCACTATAACCGGCGGCGACGCTCATTGGGGTGGAGGGATATACTGTGAGGGCGGTTCGACCACGATCAAACGTAACACGATCACTGGCAACTCCGCATCTAGTGGCGGCGGTATATATTGCGATGGTGGCTGGGCGACGATCTCAGATAACATCATATCAGGCAATTATGCCTATGGCGGCCACGGGGGAGGCGGTATATACTGCTCCTACGGTTATCCAACCGTCCAGAACAACAGGATTGAGGGTAACCGGGCTTACTGCGACGGAGGGGGCATAAACTGTGAGTTCACAAGCTGGGCGCAGATACTGGGCAACACGATCAGAAATAACTCGGCCAGTGATGGAGGAGGAGTAGGTTCCTACCTTGCTGGGATGTCAATCTCGGGGAACTCGATCACTGATAACTTATCCTCATGGGGGGGAGGGATATTCTGTTGGTCGGACTGGGAGGTCTGGATCTTGGACAATACCATTTCCGGCAACTGGGCCGAGAGCGGCGGTGGGGGGATAGCCTCGTGGTGGATGAGCCCTTGCGTAATGAATAATCAAATCGTAGGCAACTGGTCCCGGCGTGACGGGGGAGGCATCTGCTGCGACTTTGCGGAGACGGTCTCGAACAACACGATCGCGGAGAATACAGCCGAGGCTGATGGCGGCGGGATTTGGTGTGAGTATGTGATCATGTTCAACAACAACACCATTTCAGGCAATGTTGCGGGGGGCCTCGGCGGCGGAATCTACAGTCCGGATTACGGTGGATCCCACATAACGGACTCTATTATCTGGAACAACGGGGACGACCTTGAGAACTGCACGGCCACATATTGCTGCGTCCGGGACCCTGACGAGGGCCAGGGCAACATCCACGCCGACCCGCTGTTCGTCTCTGGGCCCTTCGGCGATTACTACCTCAACGCACAAAGCCCTTGCATCGATGCTGGCAGCAGGCCTGCGGCAGAGGCCGGCCTCTCGCGCATGACGACGCAGGCGGACGGGACACCGGACGCCTGGACCGTGGACATGGGGGTGCACTACCGGATTCCTACAAGTCAACGCCCTGTGGTACATATCGATTCGATATCACCTACTCGCGCTACACAAGGGGTGGACACAGTCGAGTTCATCGGTCACGGGACAGACGATGGTGGGATCACAGGATATGAATGGAGGTCCAACCTGGATGGTCCCCTCAGCCATGAACAGGCTTTCATTGTTCTTCATGCTGCGCACCTCACACTAGGGACGCATACGATTTCGCTTCTTGCCTGGGATGATGAGCATCAACGCTCGGAGCGCGCATTCGCTGAGCTCACGATTCTGCCCAGCCCTTTTGAGGCGGTGTATGTCGATGCGCAACTGGGTGATGATTCCACCGGGTCCGAGATCTCGCCTTTCAGGACGATAGCGCATGCGCTTGGCTGCGTTCATGGCGCTCAGGAGAAGCCTGTGACAGTGAATGTCGCAGCCGGAACCTACTCAACCTCATTGACCGGAGAGTGCTTCCCGCTGAACATGAAAAACTGGGTCTCGCTCGTCGGCGAGGGGGCGGACACTACCAGGCTCGATGCTGAAGGCGGCGCCTATCATGTCATCACCTGTCAGAGTGTGGACGGCCTCTTTATTGCTGGATTCACGATAATGGGAGGTAATGCAGACGGTTTCAAACAGGACGACGGACATGGCGGTGCTATATTCTGTGACAACAGCTCGCCAACGATCCGGGATAACATGATCCAGGACAATTCTGCAGAATTGGGCGCTGGGATATACTGCTTTGATGGTTCTCCTATGATCCATGACAACGCGATCATGGGTAACTCGGGCGGCGGAATTTGCTGTTATGATAGCTCTTCTACGATCCATGACAACACGATCATCGGTAACTGGGGCGGTGGGATTCGCTGTTATGATGGGAGCGCTCTAATCCAGAGAAACTCGATCATGGACAACTGGGACGACGGTGGGATATCCTGTCTGGGTGGTTCACCGAGGATCTTAGAGAACACGATTGAGAATAACTCGGGCAACAGCGGCGGGGGGATATACTGCTATGACAGCTCACCGACCATTCGCGATAACGCGATCTTTCACAACTCGGCGGATTGGCAAGGCGGCGGGATATTCTGCACTGGGCGTGAGAGTTCGCCGACAATCCAGGACAACACGATTACCGACAACTCGGCGGATTATGGCGGTGGCATATCCTGCTATATGTGTTCGCCGACCATTTTAGATAACACGATCACAAACAACATGGCTGATACCGATGGTGGTGGGATATCTTGCGACAGGAGTTCGCCAACTATCTCCAATAACACGATTACCGGCAACTCCGCATCTCACGGCGGCGGCATATCTTGCCAGTACGAGGCCTCTCCGACGATCCAGTGCAACAGGATAGCGGACAACTCGGCAGAATGTGGTAACGGTGGAGGGATATCTTGCGACAGGAGTTCGCCAACTATCTCCAACAACACGATTACCGGCAACTCCGCATCTCACGGCGGCGGGATAAGCTCCTTAGGCCAGTATTGGTTAGACAGTTCGCCAGCAATTCAGGGCAATACGATAGCGGGCAACGCGGCGAACGTCGGCGGCGGGATACACTCCTTGAGGAGTTCGCCGACGATTTCAAACAACGTGATTTCGGGCAATTCTGTTGTGGGCCACGGTGGCGGCATATTCTCCAATGAGAGTAGGTCGATAATCCAAGGCAACACGATATTGGACAACTCGGCGGATTATGGTGGCGGTGGAGGGATTTGCTGCGACACGAGCTCCCCGACGATCACGGACTGCATCATCTGGAACAACGGTGATGATCTTTATGGCTGCAATGTGACGTTCTGCTGCGTCCAAAAC
This portion of the bacterium genome encodes:
- a CDS encoding right-handed parallel beta-helix repeat-containing protein translates to MKIRVFGLIIVAIMVLAILPAVAAAAPQVFIATDSESYKAGDTIEVSLAGNNEGEGMSVDVYIGLLTPDGELWTVGGIVWWSEAINPWIEGIYVPAGFTMNQKPFFSFDLPSGMPPISDPGGYSFAAVLTEPGTFNWACEASFAPFTVFSVAGVDYYVNAARGENYEWYDGSPDLPWKTITHALNSIMVSPASPATIHVAGGVYSASTNGETFPLNMKSWVSLVGDGPDVTVLDAQGASTSVIYCFEADDSIIEAFTITGGDAHWGGGIYCEGGSTTIKRNTITGNSASSGGGIYCDGGWATISDNIISGNYAYGGHGGGGIYCSYGYPTVQNNRIEGNRAYCDGGGINCEFTSWAQILGNTIRNNSASDGGGVGSYLAGMSISGNSITDNLSSWGGGIFCWSDWEVWILDNTISGNWAESGGGGIASWWMSPCVMNNQIVGNWSRRDGGGICCDFAETVSNNTIAENTAEADGGGIWCEYVIMFNNNTISGNVAGGLGGGIYSPDYGGSHITDSIIWNNGDDLENCTATYCCVRDPDEGQGNIHADPLFVSGPFGDYYLNAQSPCIDAGSRPAAEAGLSRMTTQADGTPDAWTVDMGVHYRIPTSQRPVVHIDSISPTRATQGVDTVEFIGHGTDDGGITGYEWRSNLDGPLSHEQAFIVLHAAHLTLGTHTISLLAWDDEHQRSERAFAELTILPSPFEAVYVDAQLGDDSTGSEISPFRTIAHALGCVHGAQEKPVTVNVAAGTYSTSLTGECFPLNMKNWVSLVGEGADTTRLDAEGGAYHVITCQSVDGLFIAGFTIMGGNADGFKQDDGHGGAIFCDNSSPTIRDNMIQDNSAELGAGIYCFDGSPMIHDNAIMGNSGGGICCYDSSSTIHDNTIIGNWGGGIRCYDGSALIQRNSIMDNWDDGGISCLGGSPRILENTIENNSGNSGGGIYCYDSSPTIRDNAIFHNSADWQGGGIFCTGRESSPTIQDNTITDNSADYGGGISCYMCSPTILDNTITNNMADTDGGGISCDRSSPTISNNTITGNSASHGGGISCQYEASPTIQCNRIADNSAECGNGGGISCDRSSPTISNNTITGNSASHGGGISSLGQYWLDSSPAIQGNTIAGNAANVGGGIHSLRSSPTISNNVISGNSVVGHGGGIFSNESRSIIQGNTILDNSADYGGGGGICCDTSSPTITDCIIWNNGDDLYGCNVTFCCVQNPDEGEGNIHADPLFVPGPFGDYYLHPDSPCIDAGSRSAAEAGLSRMTTQTDATPDAGTVDMGAHYPIPLDLDENRATKLNGRSRT